The DNA sequence ATACACTCGAAGGGGATAATTTTCAGCTTTTTCACCAGCATACTACGCCCCTCCAGGTAAGGTTTAAAGCGTTTGAGAGCATGGGGATAGGCGTCAACGTCGTCGGTGATGAAATGGTTTGGGACGAGGGGGGCAGTCAGCTTGAAGGCGTGAACGGCGATTTGATTGAGGATGGCGCCTTTTCCGGTCAAAGTTTGGGGAAAGACCACATCGAAGGCGGAAACGCGATCGCTGGTGACAATCAGGAGGGTTTCCCCCAGGTCAAAGATGTCTCTGACCTTACCCCGCTGGCTTTTGAAAACAATATCCAATTTCTTGATTTGGTTGAACATACATCATCCTTTACGATGTTTTACATGATATTCGTATAGCAAACGTCTTTCGTCTGTATCAGTTAGATTGATGGCAAGCGTCTCATTTTCGCGGTATTGAGTCTCCTTGGGGTGGAAATCGTGGCGGATTCCATTGACTTCACACCAGCGCAGGACGCCGTTTTCAACGCCAAAACCCTCATCCTCCCAGCTCAGGGATTTGGTGACGTAGAGGAAATTGAGCCAGTCGCGATAGCTTTCGAGGCGTTCGATTTCCTCATCCAGAAGGTCGGCTTTGGCAAAATCGAGGTCGTTGAAATATTTTACCCGCTCCACGGCGACCATTTCCAGAATTCCGTTTTGAGGGTGTAAATAGGCTTCGCGCAGGAGGTTATGGAGCTTGTACAGGGTGGCTTCGTCGCCATTTTCCAGCGCCAGACACCAGCCATTACAGATTCCGTCGTCCAGTTTTTGACAGGGATAAGTGTTTGTCTCGCAATAGGGTAGCTTCAGGATTCGGCTCAGGCTGTCCATGATTTCATAGAGGAAAAAGCGTCCCCGCCAGGGTCCGGCGTAGGTCCAACTGTCGTTGGTGTCGTCTTTTTGGGTGACGAAAGGAAAGCGGTGGGCGTCGAGCGCGAGGTAGGCGTAATCCCGGCTGGGCTGCATCATCTGTTGGTGGGGAAGGTTGTTTTGGCTCAAGAAAAGTTTGAGGCGGATGAGGGCGTCCACGCTTCGCGGCTGGGTTTCCAGTTCGAGGGTGTCCGCCAGTGCCGCGATTTCGGCAAAGCGGGTGTCGATTTCCGCTTTTTTCCGGATGAAATTCAGGCGGACAGCCAGATTCGGGGTGATTCCGCACCAGAGCGGCTCTCCGGCCTGACGAAAACAAAAAAACACCCAGCCACCGGGCAGCTCGGGGCTCTCGGAAAGGCGGGTTCCATTCCATTTCAGCTTAATCATGCGCCAAGACTGGCGTCCCCGCAGTTTGTGTCAATCAGAATCTTGCACAGAAGCCGCCGAGGCTGAATTGGCAAGCTTTTGGGGGTGAAAGGAAGGCCGGGAAAGGAGAGAGATTTTCAGCCTGGGGAAGGTGGCTGGTTCAGGGTGGCCTTGGGATTGGCTTCGGGGCTGGAAAAAGAATTTTTGAGCCTCATTAGGCTGATACCCACAGGATTATGGAAAAGTGTCCACAGAAGTTCACAAAAAAGGGCAAATATGGCTTGACAGAATCGCTAAGTTCCTAATTATGTGGATGTATTGGCTCTGAACGCAAAGAGCTTAAAGTGGATTGTAAATTCATAAGACATTGATAAATAAAGAGATTATAGATATAGACCGCAAGGGAGGTTTTTGATGTTTTCGAAAATCCGGAAACGCAACGGGAATATTGTCGTTTTTGACAAGCAAAAAATTGTGCGCGCCATTCATAAGGCGGGCGAGGCTACAGGTGAATTCGAGCTGGACGCGGCGGAGGTTTTGAGCGCGCGGGTGGTTAATCTGGCGGCTCAGATTATCGACGACGCGATTCCGGAAGTGGAACGCATTCAGGACATTGTGGAAGAGGTTCTTTTGGCTTCTCCCTATAAAAAATCCGCCAAGGCATACATTATATATCGCGACCAACACGCCCGCATCCGGGATATGTTCAACACCGGCGGGGTTCAACTGATTGACCAATATCTGGAAAAGCTGGATTGGCAGGTGAATGAGAATTCGAACATGGCGTATTCCCTCCAGGGTTTGAATAATTATATCGCCAGTGAAATCAGTAAAACCTACTGGCTGAACAAGATATATCCTCCCGAAATTCGTCGCGCCCACCTTGAGGGCGACATTCATATCCACGATTTGGGCCAGCTTTCGGTTTATTGTGTGGGTTGGGATTTGATGGACCTGTTGAAAACTGGATTTTGCGGGGCGGAAGGAAAGGTGGAAAGCTCACCAGCAAGGCATTTCCGCAGCGCCTTGGGACAGATTGTGAATTTCTTTTACACCCTTCAGGGCGAAGCGGCGGGAGCGCAGGCTTTTTCCAATTTTGACACGCTTTTGGCGCCCTTTATCCGCCATGATGGGCTGGATTATACCGAGGTGAAACAGGCGCTTCAGGAATTCATTTTCAACATCAACGTCCCCACCCGCGTGGGTTTTCAGACGCCTTTTACGAACATCACGCTGGACCTCCTCCCACCCGATATCTATAAGGATACGCCGGTTATCATCGGCGGTGAGGAGCAAAAAGAGACCTACGGGGAATTTGGCGCCGAAATGGATATGTTGAATCAGGCCTTTTTGGAGGTGATGATTGAGGGCGACGCCAAAGGAAGAGTGTTCACCTTCCCCATCCCAACCTATAATATTACCAAGGACTTCGATTGGAGCGACCCCAAGCTCAGCTATCTTTGGGAAGCCACCGCGAAATATGGGATTCCGTATTTTTCGAACTTTGTGAATTCCGACCTCGACCCCAACGACGCGCGCTCGATGTGTTGTCGCCTGCGGCTGGATACGCGCAAGCTGGAAGCCAGAGGTGGCGGGCTGTTTGGGGCGAATCCGCTGACCGGTTCCATCGGAGTGGTGACGCTGAACCTTCCCCGCATCGGCTATCGCGCCAAGAGTGAGGAGGAATTTTTCGCGCTGTTGGAGGAGAATCTCCAAATCGCCAAAAACAGTTTGGAAATCAAGCGTAAGATATTGGAAAGATATACGCTTAACGGGCTTTATCCCTATACGCGTTTCTACTTGAAAAACATCTATGAGCGCTTTTTGGAATATTGGAAAAACCATTTTTCCACCGTGGGAATCATTGGCATGAACGAAGCGGCGATGAACTTTTTGGGCAAGAATCTGGGAACCGAGGATGGGCGGCTTTTCGCGCTGAAGGTGATGGATTATCTGAGGGGACGCCTGGTGGAAATCCAGGAGGAAACAGAAACCAACTATAACCTGGAAGCCACGCCAGCAGAGGGAACCAGCTATCGGCTCGCCATTTTGGACAAGAAATTTCATCCGGATATTATCTGCGCGAATTGTGGGTCGGACACGCCGTTTTATACGAACAGTTCCCAGCTTCCGGTGAATTTTTCCGACGATATTTTCGAGGTTTTGGACCTTCAGGACGAGCTTCAGACCAAATATACCGGGGGAACGGTGTTGCATATCTTTGGCGGAGAGAGAGTTGAACACGGTGAGAGCATCCGCAAACTGGTGAAAACCATCTGTGACAGCTATCACCTTCCCTACTTCACTTTTTCGCCCACATTCAGCATTTGTCCCGTTCATGGCTATCTCGTTGGCGAACAGCACACCTGTCCCACCTGTCAGAAACAAACCGAGGTTTTTTCACGCATCGTGGGCTATCTGAGGCCGGTTTCGCAATGGAACGAGGGCAAAAAAGCCGAATTTAAGATGAGAACGACCTTCGACACCATCAAAAATACGCGTGAAAACAGCCCCGGCGGTTCGCGACATCAGGTTTTGTGAATAGAAAATGAAGATTGGCGGCTTTCAAAAGTTTTCGCTGTTGGATTATCCCGGACAGCTCGCCGCCATTATCTTCACGCAGGGATGTAATTTCCGCTGTCCCTATTGTCATAATCCGGAATTGGTTGACCCCTCCCGCTTTGGGAAACCGCTCTCCACGGGCAAGGTTTTGGATTTTCTGAGAAAGCGGCAGGGGAAGCTGGGCGCGGTGGTGGTGACCGGCGGCGAGCCGACGCTTCAGCCCGATTTGGTACGCTTTATCCGCCAGCTTAAATACATTGGATTCTTGGTGAAGCTGGACACGAACGGCTCCCATCCGGAGGTTTTACAACGCCTTGCGGATGAGGAGCTTGTGGATTATTGGGCGATGGATTTGAAGGCTCCGCCGGAGCTTTACCGGCTGATTTCGCGTTCGTCCGTACCGATGAATCACATCCTTTTCAGCATGGATATTTTGCGTGAAAGCGGCAAGCCCTATGAATTTCGCACCACCTTTTTCGAGAGGATTTTCGATTGGGAGGATATGGAGCGAATCCGCAAACTCCTGAGGCCTGGAGATAGTTTTTACCTTCAGGAATGTCATTACGACGAGACTTTGGAAGATTTTCCAGACGCAACCAAGGAAGCCAAAGCGCAGCTTTTGGACAACCCAGCCTGTCAATCGCTCATCCGTTGGGGCGATGAACACCAGATAAACATTGGCATCCGCTCACATTAAGCCCATGCCGGAAGTACGCTTCGAAGCCCTGCTCCCCCTCGTGGAAAAGCCTTCGCGCTATATCGACCACGAGATTAACGCCGTCCGTAAAGACTGGCAGGATGTGAATTTTTGCTTTGTTTATCCCGATGTTTAT is a window from the Candidatus Cloacimonadota bacterium genome containing:
- a CDS encoding ribonucleoside triphosphate reductase, with amino-acid sequence MFSKIRKRNGNIVVFDKQKIVRAIHKAGEATGEFELDAAEVLSARVVNLAAQIIDDAIPEVERIQDIVEEVLLASPYKKSAKAYIIYRDQHARIRDMFNTGGVQLIDQYLEKLDWQVNENSNMAYSLQGLNNYIASEISKTYWLNKIYPPEIRRAHLEGDIHIHDLGQLSVYCVGWDLMDLLKTGFCGAEGKVESSPARHFRSALGQIVNFFYTLQGEAAGAQAFSNFDTLLAPFIRHDGLDYTEVKQALQEFIFNINVPTRVGFQTPFTNITLDLLPPDIYKDTPVIIGGEEQKETYGEFGAEMDMLNQAFLEVMIEGDAKGRVFTFPIPTYNITKDFDWSDPKLSYLWEATAKYGIPYFSNFVNSDLDPNDARSMCCRLRLDTRKLEARGGGLFGANPLTGSIGVVTLNLPRIGYRAKSEEEFFALLEENLQIAKNSLEIKRKILERYTLNGLYPYTRFYLKNIYERFLEYWKNHFSTVGIIGMNEAAMNFLGKNLGTEDGRLFALKVMDYLRGRLVEIQEETETNYNLEATPAEGTSYRLAILDKKFHPDIICANCGSDTPFYTNSSQLPVNFSDDIFEVLDLQDELQTKYTGGTVLHIFGGERVEHGESIRKLVKTICDSYHLPYFTFSPTFSICPVHGYLVGEQHTCPTCQKQTEVFSRIVGYLRPVSQWNEGKKAEFKMRTTFDTIKNTRENSPGGSRHQVL
- a CDS encoding anaerobic ribonucleoside-triphosphate reductase activating protein produces the protein MKIGGFQKFSLLDYPGQLAAIIFTQGCNFRCPYCHNPELVDPSRFGKPLSTGKVLDFLRKRQGKLGAVVVTGGEPTLQPDLVRFIRQLKYIGFLVKLDTNGSHPEVLQRLADEELVDYWAMDLKAPPELYRLISRSSVPMNHILFSMDILRESGKPYEFRTTFFERIFDWEDMERIRKLLRPGDSFYLQECHYDETLEDFPDATKEAKAQLLDNPACQSLIRWGDEHQINIGIRSH